Genomic window (Candidatus Vicinibacter proximus):
ATCAGGCGAAACGAGAATTTACAAGCCGTGGTTTGATTGTACATACTGTAAATTCTAAAGATGAATTGCTTCGCAATTTCAGAACCCGACAAGCCATTCACAACCTTTCGGGCAAAAGAGAAATAACGGTTGTAAACATTCAGAAATTCAAAGACGATACCGATGTACTGAAAGCGAATGATTACGACATCAGTAGCCAACGAATTTATTTTTTGGACGAAGTACACCGCAGTTACAACCCTACTGGTAGTTTCTTAGCCAACCTTTTCAATTCGGACAGAAACGCCATTATTATTGGCTTAACTGGAACTCCATTAATTGGAAACGACAGAACATCCCGCCAAACTTTTGGTGACTACATTCACAAGTATTATTACAATGCTTCTATTGCAGATGGATATACGTTAAAACTCATTCGGGAGGATATTGAAACCACTTACAAGTTTCAATTGAAAGAAGCATTAAAGGAAGTTGAAATACTAAAAGGCGATGCCGATAAACGAATCATTTATGCTCATGCAAAATTTGCAGAGCCAATGCTTGATTATATTGTTCAGGATTTTATCAAAAGCAGAATTCGTTTTGGTGACCACTCTGTTGGTGCTATGGTAGTTTGCGACAGTGCCGAGCAAGCCCGTAAATTATTTGAAATATTTATCAGCAAATACAATCCAACGCAAAAAACAGTTGAAATGGTTGAGCCTTATATGATGGCTGCCGAACCTGCTGTGGAATATGGAATGTATAAAGTTGACCAAAGTAAAAACTTGGTTGCTTCTTTAATTCTGCATGACATTGGCTCAAAAGATGACCGTAAAGATGAAGTAGATGATTTTAAAGACGGCAAAATTGATATTCTGTTTGTGTACAATATGTTGCTGACTGGTTTTGATGCCAAGCGATTAAAAAAACTATACATTGGCAGGGTAATTAAAAACCATAACCTCCTGCAAACACTCACAAGGGTAAACCGACCATATAAGAAATTCCGTTACGGTTATGTGGTAGATTTTGCCGACATCACCAAAGAGTTTGATGCTACCAACAAAGCCTACTTTGACGAATTGCAAGCAGAGCTGGGTGATGAAATGCAAAACTATTCTAACCTCTTTAAATCGAAGGAAGAGATTGAAGAAGAAATAAAAATAATTAAGGAAAGGTTGTTTCATTATGATTTGAAAAACGCAGAAGTATTTTCCCAACAAATCAGCCAGATTGAAGACCGCAAGCAAGTATTAGAAATTAAGAAAGCTTTAGAAATTGCCAAAAACATTTACAACCTCATTCGCTTAGAAGGTCATTTTGATTTATTGGAGAAAGTCGATTTCAAAAAACTGAATCAACTTTATAATGAGGCTTCACGCCATTTGGATTTACTTAACCTGAAAGCCAACATTGAAAACAATGTAGACACGACCAATTTGCTGAATGTAGCTTTGGAAAATGTACTGTTCATGTTCCGCAAAATTTCGGAAGAAGAAATGGTAATTGCCGACCAGTTAAAAGATATGCTTCGTAAAACTCGTGAAGCATTGGGCGGAAACTTTGACCAGAACGACCCACAGTTTGTGAATTTATATGACGAGTTGAAACGCTTGTTTGACAAAAAGAATTTGGACGAAATAACGCAGGAAGATATGCGAAACAACATTGGTTCGCTGCAACAGATTTACGACCAAGTAACCGAACTCAACCGCAAGAACAATTTGCTAAAAGCAAAATATGAGAACGATGCCAAGTATGCCCGAATGCACAAACGCATTTTGGAAAAAGGCAACATCTCAAAACGAGAAAGCGAAATTTGCGAAACGCTGATGGACATTAAAAAACAGGTAGATGAAAAAGTATTGATTAATACGCAAATGTTAAACAACGAAAGCTATTTTGACAAACTGATGATTCAAATGGTGATTGGCAGTTTTGGTAAAAACAAAATTGAACTTGACCCCGAATCAGCTAAATACATCAATACTTGTTTGGTAAAAGAATATATGAACGAATATCAAGGAAATAGAGCATGGTAACACAAGATTTTACGGCACAAACAAAAGAGCTGATTGACAACCTGAAAGGTGTTTGTACCTCTTACGGATTAGGAAACGATGGCAATGAATTTAAAATCATTACCCAAGTGTTTCTGTATAAATTCATGAACGATAAATTCGGCTATGAAGTAAAACAATTAGAACCCAAACTGGCAACAGCCGAAAGTTGGGAAAAAGAAATTGCACAATACAGCGATAAGCAATACGAAATGCTATTGCTA
Coding sequences:
- a CDS encoding type I restriction endonuclease subunit R — encoded protein: MAFNENTRVKIPAILHLCRLGYKYVSLSKAKWNIDTNIFTDIFEESIQRINPEMEQSDIKRLLEDVSLVLDNEDLGEAFYNMLVSTSGARLIDLKDFNNNSFHVVTELTYKNGDDEFRPDITLLINGMPLAFVEVKKPNNQEGVLQERDRINVRFKNKKFRKFINISQVLVFSNNMEYDIESIEPIQGAFYASTSYASANFNCFREEEKFDLTTLLKLEDDNLENLVLKDNNLSAIKHSPEFITNKEPNSPTNRILTSLFSKDRFAMILKYSIAYVNEEKGLEKHIMRYPQLFATKAIERKLNDGIKKGIIWHTQGSGKTALAYYNVKYLTDYFQQKGIVPKFYFIVDRIDLMNQAKREFTSRGLIVHTVNSKDELLRNFRTRQAIHNLSGKREITVVNIQKFKDDTDVLKANDYDISSQRIYFLDEVHRSYNPTGSFLANLFNSDRNAIIIGLTGTPLIGNDRTSRQTFGDYIHKYYYNASIADGYTLKLIREDIETTYKFQLKEALKEVEILKGDADKRIIYAHAKFAEPMLDYIVQDFIKSRIRFGDHSVGAMVVCDSAEQARKLFEIFISKYNPTQKTVEMVEPYMMAAEPAVEYGMYKVDQSKNLVASLILHDIGSKDDRKDEVDDFKDGKIDILFVYNMLLTGFDAKRLKKLYIGRVIKNHNLLQTLTRVNRPYKKFRYGYVVDFADITKEFDATNKAYFDELQAELGDEMQNYSNLFKSKEEIEEEIKIIKERLFHYDLKNAEVFSQQISQIEDRKQVLEIKKALEIAKNIYNLIRLEGHFDLLEKVDFKKLNQLYNEASRHLDLLNLKANIENNVDTTNLLNVALENVLFMFRKISEEEMVIADQLKDMLRKTREALGGNFDQNDPQFVNLYDELKRLFDKKNLDEITQEDMRNNIGSLQQIYDQVTELNRKNNLLKAKYENDAKYARMHKRILEKGNISKRESEICETLMDIKKQVDEKVLINTQMLNNESYFDKLMIQMVIGSFGKNKIELDPESAKYINTCLVKEYMNEYQGNRAW